Proteins encoded within one genomic window of Synechococcus sp. PCC 7335:
- a CDS encoding ATP-binding protein: MLDPSSLPVNPTAVKTTHLSQRHSTEVRPIKADILVIDDTPENLHLLSTMLSERQYKVRSVTKGSTGLRGAIAAPPDLILLDINMPEMNGYEVCEQLKAHETTCDIPVIFISALGDVLDKVNAFNVGGVDFITKPFHVDEVLARIQTHLTLHRLQQQQQAHTLRLQQEIDNRRRAEETFKKSFNASPSPIAVTRLSDDTFIAVNPSFLRLSGYSQPEIMGKTTAELAMWQDQSHYQAAISQVSLNDSFDNEELEYKTRQGDLRIVLASIKKIVLDGEPCALTIINDITERKRLENEFISVVSHELRTPMHSLAGALDLLSTGELGVLTEQGQQILSVATTNAERLIRLVNDILDLERLKSGKMSVNRSNCNIANLVTQAVESMQAMADNAQVQLQVQSMSVPVTVDCDRILQTLTNLLSNAIKFSPAGGTVLLTVELDKPTLEEPASSNTLQTVPQLHITLSDQGRGIPFEQLETIFERFQQVDASDSRRKGGTGLGLAICRQILQQHGGRIWAESTLGQGSTFHVCLPTGSPV; this comes from the coding sequence ATGCTTGATCCTTCATCGCTTCCTGTCAATCCGACAGCTGTCAAGACTACCCACCTAAGCCAGAGGCACTCAACAGAGGTCAGGCCAATCAAAGCCGACATTCTTGTCATTGATGACACCCCTGAAAACCTACACCTACTCTCCACCATGCTCAGCGAACGGCAGTATAAGGTGCGTAGTGTGACGAAGGGATCAACAGGATTAAGAGGGGCGATCGCCGCGCCGCCCGACTTAATTTTGCTAGATATCAACATGCCTGAAATGAATGGCTATGAGGTTTGTGAGCAGCTAAAGGCCCATGAAACCACTTGTGATATTCCCGTCATCTTTATCAGCGCTCTAGGCGACGTTCTAGATAAAGTCAACGCCTTCAACGTCGGTGGTGTTGATTTTATCACCAAGCCTTTCCATGTAGATGAAGTCCTCGCTCGCATTCAAACCCATCTCACTCTGCACCGTCTACAGCAGCAGCAACAGGCTCATACGCTACGCTTACAGCAAGAGATAGACAACCGTCGGCGCGCTGAAGAAACCTTCAAAAAGTCTTTTAACGCTAGCCCTAGTCCGATTGCGGTTACCAGACTCAGTGATGACACTTTCATCGCTGTTAATCCTAGCTTTTTGCGTTTGAGCGGATACTCGCAGCCTGAGATAATGGGGAAAACAACTGCTGAACTAGCGATGTGGCAAGACCAATCCCATTATCAAGCAGCGATTTCTCAAGTCTCTTTGAACGATTCTTTTGACAACGAAGAACTAGAGTATAAGACCAGACAAGGAGACTTAAGAATTGTGCTGGCCTCGATCAAGAAAATCGTACTTGATGGCGAACCCTGCGCTTTGACCATTATCAACGACATCACCGAGCGTAAACGATTGGAGAACGAGTTTATTTCTGTCGTTAGCCACGAGCTACGTACCCCTATGCACTCGCTTGCAGGCGCATTAGATCTGCTGAGCACTGGCGAGCTAGGCGTGCTAACAGAGCAGGGCCAGCAAATTCTCTCAGTAGCGACTACGAACGCAGAGCGACTGATTCGCCTAGTTAATGACATCCTCGATTTAGAGCGGCTAAAGTCCGGCAAAATGAGCGTCAATCGCTCTAATTGCAATATCGCCAATTTAGTCACGCAGGCGGTAGAGTCAATGCAAGCCATGGCAGATAATGCTCAAGTGCAACTGCAGGTACAGTCGATGTCCGTACCTGTGACTGTAGATTGCGATCGCATTCTCCAAACCCTGACTAATCTGCTGAGCAATGCCATCAAATTCTCTCCCGCTGGTGGCACAGTACTGCTAACAGTTGAGTTGGATAAACCTACTCTAGAAGAACCTGCTTCGAGCAACACGCTTCAAACAGTTCCTCAGCTTCATATCACCCTAAGCGATCAAGGTAGAGGAATTCCCTTTGAGCAATTAGAAACTATTTTTGAAAGATTTCAGCAAGTGGATGCGTCCGACTCTCGCAGAAAAGGCGGAACTGGACTAGGGCTCGCCATCTGTCGCCAGATTCTCCAGCAGCATGGAGGTCGAATTTGGGCAGAAAGCACACTAGGTCAAGGCAGTACTTTTCACGTTTGTCTGCCTACAGGCTCACCTGTCTAG
- a CDS encoding response regulator: MSKTVLIVDDEADALAIAVLALQMKTDWILLQASSGHQALEIILEQKPDLILLDMMMPDMDGRATLKKIREKYDSQALPVILVTAKVQPISQTGIDPNDVTTVFIKPFRPLELADQIRTVLGWSN, translated from the coding sequence ATGTCTAAAACCGTGTTGATTGTAGATGATGAAGCGGATGCCCTAGCGATCGCCGTGCTAGCCCTACAGATGAAAACTGACTGGATATTGCTCCAGGCTAGCAGCGGACACCAGGCCTTGGAAATTATCCTAGAGCAAAAGCCGGATCTAATCTTGCTCGATATGATGATGCCAGATATGGACGGCCGCGCCACGCTGAAAAAAATTAGAGAAAAGTATGACTCCCAGGCCCTGCCGGTGATCTTAGTAACAGCTAAAGTTCAGCCAATTTCTCAAACGGGTATTGATCCAAACGATGTTACCACTGTGTTTATCAAGCCCTTTCGCCCGCTAGAACTAGCCGACCAGATTCGAACCGTCTTAGGTTGGTCAAACTAA
- the yaaA gene encoding peroxide stress protein YaaA — protein MLTVISPAKTLNYTGANYPHFTQPVVLDQSEQLVKELRSYDQAQLSELMKISDKLAQLNYQRYQDFQTPFTLENAKQALLVFDGDVYKGIHIEDYDEDDLTFAQDHLRILSGLYGVLRPLDLMQPYRLEMGTKLATKKGKNLYEFWGERISDLINAELVKESEPCLLNLASNEYFKAIQQKSIKAKILNIEFKENKAGIYKTIAIHAKRARGLMVDFVIRNRIDNPTLIKGFDSDGYTFNKSLSTTDSWVFCRD, from the coding sequence ATGTTGACGGTCATTTCCCCTGCCAAAACTTTAAACTACACAGGAGCTAACTATCCTCACTTCACTCAGCCTGTCGTTCTAGACCAAAGCGAACAGCTTGTCAAAGAACTCCGCAGCTACGATCAAGCGCAGCTCTCAGAGCTAATGAAGATTAGCGATAAGCTGGCCCAGTTAAACTACCAGCGCTACCAAGACTTCCAAACGCCCTTTACCCTAGAGAATGCTAAACAGGCTCTGCTAGTTTTTGATGGAGATGTTTATAAAGGCATCCATATAGAGGACTATGACGAAGACGATCTCACGTTTGCCCAAGATCATCTAAGAATCTTATCAGGTCTCTACGGCGTTCTGCGTCCACTCGATCTAATGCAGCCCTATCGCTTAGAGATGGGTACCAAGCTAGCAACCAAGAAAGGTAAGAATCTCTACGAATTTTGGGGTGAACGAATCTCTGATCTGATCAATGCTGAGCTAGTAAAAGAAAGCGAACCCTGTCTATTGAATCTGGCCTCGAACGAATATTTCAAGGCAATTCAACAAAAGTCTATCAAGGCGAAAATCCTAAATATTGAGTTCAAGGAAAACAAAGCGGGCATCTATAAAACTATCGCTATCCACGCTAAGCGAGCTAGAGGACTGATGGTAGATTTTGTAATTCGCAATCGCATCGATAACCCCACACTTATCAAAGGATTCGATAGCGATGGCTACACTTTCAACAAATCGCTTTCAACAACGGATAGCTGGGTCTTCTGCCGTGATTAG
- a CDS encoding tetratricopeptide repeat protein, with protein MTLEPGQIPQPDTSTSDDVRLNDGERDGRENDISSLTTSDDKPDTTRSALNRLNNAEKKAQADAEMASGQFLFERGRYKQAITHFQTALSLSNPVGSRGGEIQLWLVNAYIASGREEEGLALCRKLIMHPDLDTKQQSKRILYILEAPELELKPEWVTKIPDLANMDDDTQIRYAQRPKRPRRRKPKSEPEPLDLSEVNTADNQFVWIALLGIALTLGGLFWLS; from the coding sequence ATGACCTTGGAGCCAGGGCAAATCCCCCAGCCTGATACTTCGACTTCTGATGATGTCCGATTGAATGATGGTGAAAGAGACGGTAGAGAGAATGACATAAGCAGTCTAACTACTTCAGATGACAAGCCGGACACTACCCGCTCAGCGCTCAACCGATTGAACAATGCCGAAAAGAAAGCCCAGGCGGATGCTGAAATGGCTAGCGGACAGTTTCTCTTTGAAAGAGGACGCTACAAACAAGCGATCACGCATTTTCAGACTGCCCTATCCCTTTCTAACCCGGTAGGTAGCCGAGGGGGTGAAATCCAGCTATGGCTAGTCAACGCCTATATCGCTAGCGGTAGGGAGGAAGAAGGACTAGCCCTTTGCCGCAAGCTAATTATGCACCCTGATCTAGATACCAAACAGCAGAGCAAACGTATCCTCTACATTCTAGAAGCTCCTGAGCTAGAGCTAAAGCCAGAGTGGGTGACGAAGATCCCAGATTTGGCAAATATGGATGACGATACCCAGATTCGCTACGCCCAAAGGCCTAAGAGGCCTCGCCGTCGTAAGCCTAAGTCCGAACCAGAACCGCTTGATCTAAGCGAGGTAAACACTGCCGATAATCAATTTGTCTGGATTGCCCTACTCGGTATCGCCTTGACCCTAGGCGGTCTGTTCTGGCTCAGCTAG
- a CDS encoding alpha-D-ribose 1-methylphosphonate 5-triphosphate diphosphatase: MKESIYTNYRLQLPTEEVLGTLVVRDGLIADIQPDLLPSSNSSHLNNSHIIDGEGDYLLPGLIELHTDNLERCITPRPGIRWPLEAAVTYHDRDLAAAGITTVCDAIAIGDVTPGESVRKTDYDNMIQAVRDRQAAEELLIDHRLHLRCELAYEMVADIVSDYVDYPALSLISLMDHTPGQRQFAKLDKFREYYMGKHGLRADQVDEFIKERIEAQKIYADKSRKGLISLASKHQLSIASHDDATVEHVEQAVSEGVNISEFPTTLTAAKAARSHNLQVLMGAPNLVLGGSHSGNVSAMELVKRDLVDLISSDYVPHSLLQSVFVMAEVTGKPIYETMKPVTINGAIAIQLESDRGSLETDKLADLLCVGYSPAHKAPVPRLTRVIKSGHRIA, from the coding sequence ATGAAAGAAAGTATCTACACGAACTATCGCCTTCAGCTCCCCACCGAAGAAGTTCTAGGAACGCTGGTTGTTCGAGATGGTCTGATTGCCGATATTCAGCCTGACTTATTGCCCTCTTCTAATAGTAGTCACCTCAACAACAGCCACATCATCGATGGAGAGGGGGACTATCTCCTACCAGGCCTGATAGAGCTGCATACCGATAATCTAGAGCGCTGTATCACTCCGCGCCCTGGCATTCGCTGGCCGCTCGAAGCGGCGGTTACCTATCACGATAGAGATCTTGCTGCTGCAGGTATTACGACAGTTTGTGATGCGATCGCCATCGGTGATGTCACCCCTGGCGAATCGGTTCGCAAAACAGACTACGACAATATGATTCAAGCGGTGCGCGATCGCCAAGCGGCCGAGGAACTCTTAATTGACCATCGCCTGCACCTGCGCTGCGAACTTGCCTACGAGATGGTTGCTGATATTGTCAGTGACTATGTAGACTATCCTGCGCTTTCGCTCATCTCGCTGATGGACCACACGCCAGGTCAACGTCAGTTTGCTAAGCTTGACAAGTTCAGAGAATACTATATGGGCAAGCACGGCCTTCGCGCTGACCAAGTTGATGAGTTCATTAAAGAGAGAATCGAAGCGCAGAAGATATACGCGGACAAAAGCCGAAAAGGTCTCATTTCTCTAGCTAGCAAACATCAGCTCTCTATCGCTAGCCACGACGATGCCACCGTAGAACATGTTGAGCAAGCCGTTAGCGAAGGGGTAAATATCTCTGAGTTTCCGACTACACTCACCGCCGCCAAAGCAGCTAGATCTCATAATCTTCAGGTTCTGATGGGTGCGCCAAACCTGGTCTTAGGCGGTTCTCATTCTGGGAACGTGTCGGCAATGGAGCTAGTGAAGCGAGATCTTGTCGATCTAATTTCATCGGACTATGTGCCGCATAGTTTGCTGCAATCTGTTTTTGTGATGGCTGAAGTGACGGGTAAACCTATCTACGAGACTATGAAGCCAGTAACGATTAACGGTGCGATCGCCATTCAGCTAGAGAGTGATCGCGGCAGCCTCGAAACGGACAAACTCGCCGACCTTCTCTGTGTGGGATATAGCCCGGCGCACAAAGCGCCTGTCCCTCGCCTTACTCGAGTCATAAAAAGCGGCCATCGGATCGCGTAA
- the phnL gene encoding phosphonate C-P lyase system protein PhnL, translated as MSDPAQLLERLPISSPVPPLLPDEALLCARSLYKGFTLHNQGGIHFPVLEGVSLTVKPGDCVALEGASGSGKSTFMRSLYANYQVDRGEVWIKHRGQWHDVVTAQTHELMDIRRYSLGYVSQFLRVIPRVSAIDVAAEPLVDSGISPAMAKEKVRSLFSRLNLPERLWSVSPTTFSGGEKQRVNVARAFADDYPILLLDEPTSALDADNRRVIVQLIEEKKQQGCALIGIFHDESVRNQVCNQSLTFALHD; from the coding sequence ATGTCCGATCCAGCTCAGCTACTCGAACGCTTACCTATATCTTCTCCTGTGCCGCCGCTGCTCCCTGATGAAGCACTGCTTTGCGCCCGCAGCCTATACAAAGGATTCACGCTTCATAATCAAGGCGGTATCCACTTTCCGGTGTTGGAAGGGGTTTCGCTGACCGTGAAGCCGGGTGATTGCGTTGCGCTAGAAGGGGCATCAGGATCGGGAAAGTCGACTTTTATGCGATCGCTCTACGCTAACTACCAAGTAGACAGGGGCGAAGTTTGGATCAAGCACAGAGGCCAGTGGCACGACGTTGTGACCGCTCAGACACATGAACTGATGGATATTCGGCGCTATTCTCTCGGGTATGTGAGTCAATTTCTAAGAGTAATTCCTCGCGTATCGGCAATAGATGTCGCCGCAGAGCCCCTGGTAGATTCTGGTATTTCACCTGCGATGGCAAAGGAGAAGGTGCGATCTCTTTTCTCTCGTCTCAATCTGCCCGAACGACTGTGGAGCGTTTCTCCAACAACATTCTCCGGCGGTGAGAAGCAGCGCGTCAACGTTGCTAGAGCCTTTGCAGACGACTATCCCATCCTGCTTTTAGATGAACCCACCTCGGCCTTAGATGCTGATAATCGTAGGGTCATTGTCCAGCTCATAGAAGAAAAGAAGCAACAAGGCTGTGCGCTGATTGGAATCTTCCACGATGAGTCCGTGAGAAATCAGGTTTGCAACCAATCCTTAACCTTCGCACTGCATGATTGA
- the phnK gene encoding phosphonate C-P lyase system protein PhnK, with product MKPLLEVSNISKTYGSVRACDRISFSLYPGQILGIIGESGSGKSTLLSVIARHIPADSGQVTYRSPRNGSDKALDIFSISESDRRWLMRNEWGFVRQHASDGLRMKVTAGANIGERLMDVGHRHYGNIRTEARRWLEQVEIPTSRMDDLPGTFSGGMQQRLQLARVLVTQPRLVLMDEPTGGLDVSVQARLLDLMRQLVRSLNLSVILVTHDIGVIRLLAHRLLVMNRGKVVEQGLTDQVLDDPHHPYTQSLISATLVP from the coding sequence ATGAAACCGCTTTTAGAAGTGAGCAACATCAGTAAAACATATGGCTCGGTGCGGGCGTGCGATCGCATTTCCTTTTCTCTCTATCCAGGACAAATTCTCGGCATTATTGGTGAATCCGGTTCGGGTAAGTCCACTCTGTTAAGTGTGATCGCTCGTCATATTCCTGCGGATAGCGGCCAAGTCACCTACCGCAGCCCTCGGAACGGCAGCGACAAAGCGCTCGATATCTTCAGCATTTCTGAATCCGACCGCCGCTGGCTAATGCGAAACGAATGGGGGTTTGTGCGCCAACACGCTTCCGACGGACTGCGAATGAAAGTGACCGCAGGTGCGAACATTGGCGAACGCTTAATGGATGTGGGGCATCGGCACTATGGCAACATCCGCACCGAAGCGAGACGCTGGCTCGAACAGGTGGAGATTCCAACCAGTCGAATGGACGATTTGCCTGGTACGTTTTCTGGTGGGATGCAGCAGCGCCTTCAGCTTGCCCGCGTTCTGGTCACTCAGCCTCGTCTTGTACTGATGGACGAACCGACAGGGGGGCTAGACGTATCGGTGCAGGCCAGACTGTTGGATCTAATGCGTCAGCTTGTGCGCAGCCTCAATCTTAGCGTCATTCTAGTTACCCACGATATCGGCGTTATTCGCTTGCTCGCCCATCGTCTGCTCGTGATGAATCGCGGCAAAGTCGTAGAACAAGGGCTTACCGATCAAGTCCTCGACGACCCGCACCATCCGTATACTCAATCGCTTATCAGCGCTACGCTCGTCCCATAG
- a CDS encoding alpha-D-ribose 1-methylphosphonate 5-phosphate C-P-lyase PhnJ: protein MITKLPDATSSVEPGFNFAYLDEQTKRSIRRSLLKAIAIPGHQIPFSSREMPMSYGWGTGGIQVTASVIGANDTLKVIDQGADDTTNAVNIRRFFVKVCGIETTEKTTEATVIQTRHRIPETPLKEGQTIVYQVPIPEPLRWIEPSEVETRKMHSLSEYGAMHVKLYEDITRFGHIATAYDYPVIVNDRYMMRPSPIPRFDNPKLDMNPALQLFGAGREKRLYAVPPYTSVKSLGFEDHPFSVERWDKPCEFCGSTASYLDEVVVDNDGGRLWICSDTDYCNRMQTAIKQAGEK, encoded by the coding sequence ATGATAACAAAGTTGCCTGACGCGACAAGCAGCGTAGAGCCAGGTTTTAACTTTGCTTACTTGGATGAGCAAACAAAACGATCTATTCGCCGTAGTCTGCTTAAAGCTATTGCTATTCCCGGCCATCAAATCCCGTTTAGCTCGCGTGAGATGCCGATGTCTTATGGGTGGGGAACTGGGGGTATTCAGGTCACCGCTTCTGTGATTGGCGCAAACGATACGCTCAAAGTGATTGACCAAGGTGCGGACGATACGACCAATGCGGTGAATATTCGACGCTTTTTTGTGAAAGTGTGCGGCATAGAAACGACTGAAAAAACAACAGAAGCGACCGTGATTCAAACTCGCCATCGCATTCCCGAGACGCCGCTAAAAGAAGGACAAACGATAGTTTATCAGGTTCCAATTCCAGAGCCGCTGCGGTGGATTGAACCCTCGGAAGTAGAAACGCGCAAAATGCATTCTTTGAGTGAATACGGTGCAATGCACGTGAAGCTCTACGAAGATATCACGCGCTTTGGGCATATCGCCACTGCCTATGACTATCCGGTGATAGTAAATGATCGCTATATGATGCGGCCTAGCCCAATTCCTCGCTTTGATAATCCCAAGCTAGATATGAATCCGGCGCTGCAGCTTTTTGGGGCGGGTAGGGAGAAGAGGCTGTATGCAGTGCCACCCTACACCTCTGTAAAAAGCTTGGGCTTTGAGGACCATCCGTTCAGCGTAGAGCGGTGGGACAAGCCCTGTGAGTTTTGCGGTTCTACAGCAAGCTATCTGGACGAGGTCGTCGTTGATAACGATGGTGGGCGTTTGTGGATTTGTTCTGATACGGACTATTGCAACCGTATGCAGACTGCGATTAAACAGGCAGGTGAGAAATGA
- a CDS encoding carbon-phosphorus lyase complex subunit PhnI has translation MSYVSVKGGEKAIRNAEALLKARRRGEHTLPELSLSQIKQQMSLAVDRVMCEGSLYDPDLAALAIKQSWGDLVEAIFLLRAYRTTLPRFYYSQPIDTNAMSIQRRISSIFKDIPGGQMLGPTFDYIHRLLDFKLAAEDNMPTFPRKESSSTETPRALDVLGHEGLIQSEPPLDENSVPEPFDLTRQPLHIPASRDACLQNLTRADEGFLLSLAYSSQRGYGNSHPFAGEIRMGEVEVVICPEELGFEVCLGTVAVTEVQMVNQFKGSKQLAPQFTRGYGLTFGYNERKAMAMAIVDRSLRAKEFGEEIKGPAQQQEFVLSHSDSVEAQGFVQHLKLPHYIDFQAELNLVRKMREEYEADKSSSQQIDSQQIGVSDGGISHDNKVA, from the coding sequence ATGTCCTACGTATCTGTAAAAGGGGGCGAAAAGGCAATTCGGAATGCGGAAGCTTTGCTAAAGGCCCGTCGCAGGGGCGAACATACCCTTCCTGAACTCAGCCTTTCCCAAATAAAACAACAGATGAGTCTGGCTGTAGATCGAGTCATGTGCGAAGGCAGCCTCTACGACCCAGACTTAGCCGCTCTAGCTATCAAACAATCCTGGGGCGACCTTGTTGAAGCTATCTTTTTACTGCGAGCCTACCGCACCACACTTCCCCGCTTCTACTACAGTCAGCCGATAGACACCAATGCAATGTCTATCCAACGCCGGATCTCTTCTATCTTCAAAGATATTCCAGGTGGTCAGATGCTTGGTCCTACCTTTGACTACATTCACCGACTGCTAGATTTTAAGCTTGCGGCCGAAGATAATATGCCGACTTTCCCCAGAAAAGAGTCGTCATCTACAGAAACACCTAGAGCATTAGATGTGCTTGGGCATGAAGGACTCATCCAGTCAGAGCCACCACTAGATGAGAACTCGGTGCCAGAACCCTTCGATCTGACCCGTCAGCCTTTGCACATTCCAGCTTCTCGTGATGCTTGCCTGCAAAATCTTACCCGCGCTGACGAGGGGTTTCTGCTCAGTCTGGCCTACTCCTCGCAACGTGGCTATGGCAACAGTCATCCGTTCGCGGGCGAGATTCGGATGGGTGAAGTGGAGGTTGTGATTTGCCCAGAAGAGCTAGGATTTGAAGTTTGCCTTGGTACAGTAGCCGTGACCGAGGTGCAAATGGTGAATCAGTTTAAAGGATCGAAGCAGCTAGCGCCCCAGTTCACACGGGGGTATGGTCTAACCTTTGGCTACAACGAACGCAAGGCAATGGCAATGGCGATAGTCGATCGCTCGCTGAGAGCAAAGGAATTTGGAGAGGAGATTAAAGGACCAGCCCAGCAGCAGGAGTTCGTTCTTTCTCATAGTGATAGCGTCGAGGCGCAGGGGTTTGTTCAACACCTGAAGCTGCCGCACTATATTGACTTCCAAGCGGAGCTGAATCTGGTTCGCAAGATGAGAGAAGAGTACGAAGCTGATAAGTCGTCATCTCAGCAGATAGATTCTCAGCAGATTGGCGTATCGGATGGAGGTATTAGTCATGATAACAAAGTTGCCTGA
- the phnH gene encoding phosphonate C-P lyase system protein PhnH, with protein sequence MSAAILPGFQDTVHDAQCTFKNLLEALSHPGRPYRLRVDITAPDGLTPICAAACLSLVDIETAVWLQPSLPTSVRNWLRFHTGCRFTTDPSEADFAVVANFSSEIDLSAFNWGSAECPERSTTLLVQVKGLDGGESKQLNGPGILGSLSFSPRLPAAFWKQWPENNTLYPRGLDCFMFAHDSVAGLPRTTHVHS encoded by the coding sequence ATGAGCGCAGCGATACTGCCTGGCTTCCAAGACACAGTCCATGACGCTCAATGTACCTTCAAAAATCTGTTAGAAGCGCTCTCTCATCCCGGGCGTCCTTACCGCCTTCGAGTAGATATCACTGCACCTGATGGTCTTACCCCTATTTGCGCCGCGGCTTGCCTTTCACTTGTTGATATAGAAACCGCTGTTTGGTTGCAGCCTAGCTTACCAACGTCGGTGCGAAACTGGCTGCGTTTTCATACGGGATGCCGATTTACAACAGACCCCAGTGAGGCCGATTTCGCCGTTGTTGCAAACTTTTCTTCAGAAATTGATTTGAGCGCTTTCAATTGGGGAAGTGCTGAATGTCCTGAACGCTCCACGACGCTACTTGTTCAGGTCAAAGGACTTGATGGTGGTGAATCTAAGCAACTTAATGGTCCTGGCATTTTGGGAAGTCTTTCTTTTTCGCCTAGATTGCCTGCTGCCTTTTGGAAGCAGTGGCCCGAAAACAATACTCTCTATCCTCGTGGCCTGGACTGCTTTATGTTTGCTCATGATTCTGTTGCTGGTCTGCCTCGTACTACTCACGTTCACAGTTAA
- the phnG gene encoding phosphonate C-P lyase system protein PhnG yields the protein MTMNRADRQAWMAVLAKAPLDLLEQCVRNLGDLPKYRFLRSPEVGLTMVRGRAGGGGEAFNLGEMTVTRCVVQLTTSVGTKSDEESSGFGYVAGRSQIHAELAAVCDALLQQHRWHYQIKSTVIAPLQAAYQRHSRETQQQTAATQVEFFTLLRGE from the coding sequence ATGACTATGAATAGAGCAGACAGACAGGCATGGATGGCTGTATTAGCGAAAGCGCCTTTGGACCTATTAGAGCAGTGTGTGAGAAATTTGGGTGATTTACCTAAGTATCGTTTTTTGAGATCGCCCGAAGTCGGCCTGACGATGGTACGCGGCAGGGCAGGCGGCGGGGGTGAGGCCTTTAATTTAGGAGAGATGACAGTGACCCGATGTGTCGTTCAGCTCACAACATCTGTAGGCACAAAATCAGATGAAGAATCATCTGGGTTTGGATATGTGGCGGGCCGCTCTCAAATCCACGCTGAGCTTGCCGCTGTCTGTGACGCACTACTACAGCAGCATCGGTGGCATTACCAGATAAAGTCCACTGTCATAGCGCCGCTGCAAGCAGCCTATCAGCGTCACAGTCGGGAAACTCAGCAGCAGACAGCCGCTACGCAAGTCGAGTTCTTCACCTTGCTTAGAGGAGAGTAG